The Streptomyces sp. HUAS CB01 genome has a segment encoding these proteins:
- a CDS encoding alpha/beta hydrolase, whose protein sequence is MHIPRSPAGRGRFAAVAVAAAVCASMVGGPAPAPVRAPASGPADGPAPAGAVPALGWSPCAESPGFDCATAKAPLDYRRPTGRAVDLAVIRHRATGPGPRLGTLFFNPGGPGGAGTQALPQWYELFPEELRQRFDIASWDPRGVGESTAVRCFPTTDEAYAWLERIPFGFPVGESETKAWVDAYADLGRLCEQRDPQLLRHVSTTDTARDLDRLRQAVGDEKLSFLGVSYGTFLGATYANLFPEKVRAMVLDSNIDPRAWVDRGATAEPRLTTFLREDVDLGSAATLRQFLDHCGRAPADRCAFSAGSPEATREKFERLMLRLQERAQGAWTYARAVTTALSSLYAVDPGWYDLAWALEDLWQWRPPQEPAAPEGPLPYPAFEQIEAIRCSESPNPRDPQRFPELAEFSYGRAGDLGRAVAWASEPCATWPATAASPYTGPWNRPTANPVLVVNTTYDPATPYQGALAMTRQLANARLLTVEGYGHSSVVNPSLCVDDHERRYLVDGVLPPEGTTCRQEVRPFSESRPRGGVGTGGGGTAGGAKGGAAEGN, encoded by the coding sequence ATGCACATACCCCGATCCCCTGCCGGACGCGGGCGCTTCGCCGCGGTCGCCGTCGCCGCCGCCGTCTGCGCCTCCATGGTCGGCGGGCCTGCCCCCGCTCCCGTCCGCGCGCCGGCTTCCGGACCGGCCGACGGACCGGCCCCCGCGGGCGCCGTCCCGGCCCTCGGCTGGAGCCCCTGCGCGGAGTCCCCCGGCTTCGACTGCGCGACCGCCAAGGCTCCGCTGGACTACCGCAGACCCACCGGACGCGCCGTGGACCTCGCCGTCATCAGGCACAGGGCGACGGGCCCGGGGCCGCGCCTCGGCACCCTCTTCTTCAACCCCGGCGGGCCCGGCGGAGCGGGAACCCAGGCACTGCCCCAGTGGTACGAACTCTTCCCCGAGGAACTCCGGCAGCGCTTCGACATCGCCAGCTGGGATCCGCGCGGGGTCGGCGAGAGCACCGCGGTCCGCTGCTTCCCCACCACCGACGAGGCGTACGCGTGGCTGGAGCGCATACCCTTCGGGTTCCCCGTCGGCGAGAGCGAGACGAAGGCATGGGTCGACGCCTACGCCGACCTCGGCCGGCTCTGCGAGCAGCGCGACCCGCAGTTGCTGCGGCACGTCTCCACCACCGACACGGCACGCGATCTGGACCGCCTCCGGCAGGCCGTGGGCGACGAGAAGCTCAGCTTCCTCGGGGTGTCGTACGGGACGTTCCTGGGCGCCACCTACGCCAATCTGTTCCCCGAAAAGGTCCGGGCGATGGTCCTGGACAGCAACATCGACCCGCGGGCCTGGGTGGACCGGGGTGCCACGGCGGAACCTCGGCTGACGACGTTCCTGCGGGAGGACGTCGACCTCGGGTCGGCCGCGACCCTGCGGCAGTTCCTGGACCACTGCGGGCGCGCCCCCGCCGACCGCTGCGCGTTCTCCGCCGGAAGTCCCGAGGCGACCCGCGAGAAGTTCGAACGGCTTATGCTGCGCCTCCAGGAGCGCGCGCAGGGGGCGTGGACGTACGCCAGAGCCGTCACGACGGCACTGAGCAGCCTCTACGCCGTCGACCCGGGCTGGTACGACCTGGCCTGGGCGCTGGAGGACCTGTGGCAGTGGCGGCCCCCGCAGGAACCCGCGGCCCCGGAAGGCCCCTTGCCGTACCCGGCGTTCGAGCAGATCGAGGCGATCCGCTGCTCGGAGAGCCCCAATCCGCGCGATCCGCAGCGCTTCCCCGAACTGGCGGAGTTCAGTTACGGCCGGGCCGGTGACCTGGGGCGGGCCGTCGCCTGGGCGAGCGAGCCGTGTGCCACCTGGCCGGCGACGGCCGCCTCCCCGTACACGGGCCCGTGGAACCGCCCCACGGCGAACCCGGTGCTCGTGGTCAACACCACGTACGACCCGGCGACGCCGTACCAGGGTGCGCTCGCGATGACCCGTCAGCTGGCGAACGCACGTCTGCTGACCGTGGAGGGATACGGGCACTCGTCCGTCGTCAATCCGAGTCTGTGCGTGGACGACCACGAACGGCGCTACCTGGTCGACGGCGTCCTCCCGCCCGAGGGGACCACCTGCCGGCAGGAGGTGCGTCCGTTCAGCGAGTCGCGGCCGAGGGGCGGCGTCGGCACCGGCGGCGGCGGAACGGCCGGCGGCGCGAAGGGCGGCGCGGCCGAAGGGAATTGA
- a CDS encoding phosphotransferase, translated as MSAALHRVDTSDGPVSYRAEPLSARDADTRAAIGALDGPDGTVDAGAAVAAWEASLRVPGWNGPRVWAHADLQPGNLLLVGGRLGAVIDLGCPGLG; from the coding sequence TTGAGCGCCGCGCTGCACCGGGTCGACACCTCGGACGGGCCCGTCTCCTACCGCGCCGAGCCGCTCTCCGCGAGGGACGCCGACACCCGCGCCGCGATCGGGGCCCTGGACGGGCCGGACGGGACCGTCGACGCGGGCGCGGCGGTCGCAGCGTGGGAGGCATCGCTGCGCGTCCCCGGGTGGAACGGTCCGCGCGTCTGGGCCCACGCGGATCTTCAGCCGGGGAATCTGCTGCTCGTCGGGGGACGGCTCGGCGCCGTCATCGACTTGGGCTGTCCGGGCCTGGGGTGA
- a CDS encoding glutamate-cysteine ligase family protein, which yields MGRDVPALVFTRDDRRRYRNKMQDCLDTFALMLREARFESERPQVGLEIELNLVDSAAEPAMRSTDVLEAIADPAWSSELGRFNLEINIPPRRLTAGGPDAWEQEIRDALNHAEERASKVGAHLAMVGILPTLQQKDVGEGALSENPRYRLLNEQVFAARGEDLRIAVDGVDRLRTYADTITPEAACTSTQFHLQVSPEEFAGYWNAAQAIAGVQVALAANSPFLFGKELWRETRIPLFEQATDTRPEEIKVQGVRPRVWFGERWITSVFDLFEENLRYFPALLPLCDDQDPRETLEGGDTPELAELTLHNGTIYRWNRPVYAVTNDRPHLRVENRVLPAGPTVADVLANGAFYYGLTRALVEDERPVWSRMSFSAAEENLHTAARHGIDARLYWPGMGEVPVAELVLRRLLPLAHRGLELSGMDAQWREPLLGIIEQRCVTGRNGAVWQSEMFHHIDGTAHVSHHEALRRMTQQYIDFMHLNAPAHTWPVD from the coding sequence ATGGGACGAGACGTCCCGGCGCTGGTGTTCACCCGTGACGACCGCCGTCGGTACCGCAACAAGATGCAGGACTGCCTCGACACCTTCGCGCTGATGCTGCGCGAGGCACGGTTCGAGTCGGAGAGGCCCCAGGTGGGCCTGGAGATCGAACTGAACCTCGTCGACAGCGCGGCCGAACCCGCGATGCGGAGCACCGACGTGCTCGAGGCGATCGCCGATCCCGCCTGGTCGAGCGAGCTGGGCAGGTTCAACCTGGAGATCAATATTCCGCCGCGCCGGCTGACGGCCGGCGGCCCCGACGCCTGGGAGCAGGAGATCAGGGACGCGCTCAACCACGCCGAGGAGCGGGCGTCGAAGGTCGGCGCACACCTCGCCATGGTGGGGATCCTGCCCACGCTGCAGCAGAAGGACGTGGGCGAGGGGGCCCTGTCGGAGAACCCGCGCTACCGGCTCCTGAACGAGCAGGTGTTCGCCGCCCGGGGCGAGGACCTGCGGATCGCCGTGGACGGCGTGGACCGGCTGCGGACCTACGCGGACACGATCACGCCCGAGGCCGCCTGCACGAGCACCCAGTTCCATCTCCAGGTCTCGCCCGAGGAGTTCGCGGGGTACTGGAACGCGGCGCAGGCCATCGCGGGCGTGCAGGTCGCCCTGGCCGCGAACTCGCCCTTCCTGTTCGGCAAGGAACTGTGGCGGGAGACGCGCATCCCGCTCTTCGAGCAGGCGACCGACACCCGCCCCGAGGAGATCAAGGTGCAGGGCGTGCGGCCGCGGGTGTGGTTCGGCGAGCGCTGGATCACGAGCGTCTTCGACCTCTTCGAGGAGAACCTGCGCTACTTCCCCGCCCTGCTTCCGCTGTGCGACGACCAGGACCCGAGGGAGACGCTCGAGGGCGGCGACACCCCGGAGCTCGCCGAACTCACCCTGCACAACGGGACGATCTACCGCTGGAACCGCCCGGTGTACGCGGTGACCAACGACCGCCCGCACCTCCGGGTCGAGAACCGGGTGCTGCCGGCCGGGCCGACGGTCGCCGACGTGCTGGCCAACGGCGCCTTCTACTACGGGCTCACCCGCGCCCTGGTCGAGGACGAGCGCCCGGTGTGGTCGCGGATGTCGTTCTCGGCGGCCGAGGAGAATCTGCACACGGCCGCGCGGCACGGGATCGACGCCCGACTGTACTGGCCCGGGATGGGCGAGGTGCCGGTCGCGGAGCTGGTGCTGCGGCGTCTGCTGCCACTGGCCCACCGGGGCCTGGAGCTGTCCGGCATGGACGCGCAGTGGCGGGAGCCGCTGCTGGGGATCATCGAGCAGCGGTGCGTCACGGGGCGCAACGGGGCGGTCTGGCAGTCGGAGATGTTCCACCACATCGACGGCACCGCCCATGTGTCGCACCACGAGGCGCTGCGGCGGATGACGCAGCAGTACATCGACTTCATGCACCTCAACGCGCCCGCGCACACCTGGCCCGTCGACTGA
- a CDS encoding lamin tail domain-containing protein, which yields MSASRNVRRLVAAVLASGAMVGAMAVPASADNGHDRRDGRDRQAGHSRHHDDRNRSDRDRFDGDRSRGDRFGGDRFGGDRSRGDRFGDDRFGRDRRSGVLIGQVQHNNPRRDFRSNRSLNAEWVEVTNTGRRAVDLDGWTLTDSDGNRYRFDDLRLPARSSVRVHTGRGFDTRHDVYQGRRNYVWDSRDSATLRDSRGRVVDVESWGRGFPRR from the coding sequence ATGTCTGCTTCTCGTAACGTCCGTCGTCTCGTGGCGGCGGTCCTGGCGTCCGGCGCGATGGTCGGCGCGATGGCCGTGCCGGCTTCCGCGGACAACGGCCACGACCGCCGTGACGGGCGCGACCGTCAGGCCGGCCACAGCCGCCACCACGACGACCGGAACCGCTCCGACCGCGACAGGTTCGACGGGGACCGGTCCCGTGGTGACCGGTTCGGCGGCGATCGGTTCGGCGGTGACCGGTCCCGTGGCGACCGGTTCGGCGACGACCGGTTCGGGCGCGACCGGCGTTCCGGGGTCCTCATCGGCCAGGTCCAGCACAACAACCCGCGTCGTGACTTCCGCTCCAACCGCAGCCTCAACGCGGAATGGGTCGAGGTGACCAACACCGGTCGCCGGGCCGTCGACCTCGACGGATGGACCCTGACGGACAGCGACGGCAACCGCTACCGCTTCGACGACCTCCGTCTCCCCGCCCGCTCCAGCGTCCGCGTCCACACGGGCCGTGGCTTCGACACCCGGCACGACGTCTACCAGGGCCGCCGGAACTACGTCTGGGACAGCCGGGACTCGGCCACGCTGCGCGACAGCCGCGGCCGCGTCGTCGACGTCGAGTCCTGGGGCCGCGGCTTCCCCCGCCGGTAG
- a CDS encoding class E sortase yields the protein MADLRVVPYEGTTDDWPGTRIQDRGVAASPYGDRGGVGPGEVGNYLVTAHRLSAGGPLRELPALGVGDPVLVTRGGKVYEYRITQHRTTSFRSARSLAEQRATVPGSPGRAATQAMITISTCATPEDNAAGNYWRDDRNNPEHRIDRVGVLTDVREATG from the coding sequence GTGGCGGACCTGCGCGTCGTGCCGTACGAGGGGACCACCGACGACTGGCCGGGGACGCGCATACAGGACCGCGGGGTGGCGGCCAGCCCGTACGGCGACCGGGGCGGGGTCGGACCGGGCGAGGTCGGCAACTACCTCGTCACCGCGCACCGGCTGTCCGCCGGCGGACCGCTGCGCGAACTGCCGGCGCTGGGCGTGGGCGACCCGGTCCTCGTGACCCGGGGCGGCAAGGTCTACGAGTACCGCATCACCCAGCACCGGACGACGTCGTTCCGGTCCGCCCGGTCACTGGCCGAGCAGCGGGCCACGGTGCCGGGCTCTCCGGGCAGGGCCGCCACACAGGCGATGATCACGATCTCCACCTGCGCCACTCCCGAGGACAACGCGGCCGGGAACTACTGGCGTGACGACCGGAACAACCCGGAGCACCGGATCGACCGGGTGGGGGTGCTCACGGACGTGCGCGAGGCCACGGGCTGA
- a CDS encoding AAA family ATPase, with the protein MSGTATGPSGETGDGGVRPAVAAPEGPDEVRRRLEDVGYLVDEGLATACFLALRLHRPVFCEGDAGVGKTSLAGALARMLDAPLIRLQCYEGIDASQALYDWDFPRQLLHLRAAEAAGVTDVERLEAELYDRRFLVERPLLQALRTQPSVLLVDEVDRADDEFEAFLLELLSEYSVTVPELGTLRAAAPPVVVLTSNRTREVHDALKRRCLYHWFDHPTFARELAIVRSRLPAVTARLSEQVTALVQALRSEDLVKPPGVAETIDWAEALDALGATELDAELAVATLGSVLKYREDTERARSMDLSAILALRAAGA; encoded by the coding sequence ATGAGCGGGACGGCGACCGGCCCCTCGGGGGAGACCGGCGACGGCGGGGTGCGCCCGGCCGTCGCCGCTCCCGAGGGACCGGACGAGGTGCGGCGGCGGCTGGAGGACGTCGGCTATCTCGTGGACGAGGGTCTCGCCACCGCCTGCTTCCTCGCGCTGCGGCTGCACCGGCCGGTGTTCTGCGAGGGAGACGCGGGCGTGGGGAAGACCTCCCTCGCGGGCGCGCTGGCCAGGATGCTGGACGCGCCGCTGATCCGGTTGCAGTGCTACGAGGGGATCGACGCCTCGCAGGCGCTGTACGACTGGGACTTCCCGCGGCAGCTGCTGCATCTGCGCGCCGCCGAGGCCGCCGGGGTCACCGATGTGGAACGGCTGGAGGCGGAGCTGTACGACCGGCGCTTCCTCGTCGAACGGCCGCTGCTGCAGGCGCTGCGGACCCAGCCCTCGGTGCTGCTGGTCGACGAGGTGGACCGGGCCGACGACGAGTTCGAGGCGTTCCTCCTGGAGTTGCTGTCGGAGTACTCGGTGACCGTTCCCGAGCTCGGCACCCTGCGGGCCGCCGCTCCCCCGGTGGTGGTTCTGACGTCCAACCGGACGCGCGAGGTGCACGACGCGCTCAAGCGGCGCTGTCTGTACCACTGGTTCGACCACCCCACCTTCGCCCGGGAACTGGCGATCGTCCGCAGCCGGCTGCCGGCGGTGACGGCCAGGCTGTCCGAACAGGTCACCGCCCTCGTCCAGGCCCTGCGGTCGGAGGACCTGGTGAAGCCGCCGGGAGTGGCCGAGACGATCGACTGGGCCGAGGCGCTGGACGCACTGGGCGCCACGGAGCTGGACGCGGAGCTGGCCGTGGCGACGCTCGGATCGGTGCTGAAGTACCGGGAGGACACGGAGCGGGCCCGGTCCATGGACCTGTCCGCGATCCTCGCCCTGCGGGCGGCGGGGGCGTGA
- a CDS encoding polysaccharide lyase beta-sandwich domain-containing protein, which produces MWSNDRFGALYASAPPTGVTFWSAGTVGPVTASGPVSVQIRERRDGTAVVSGADPTRTVRGLTLTRRRRVTAVLSTAPAVTSTGTGAVFTAAFGDLGGSHGATHTLNVRTA; this is translated from the coding sequence ATCTGGTCGAACGATCGATTCGGTGCTCTCTATGCGTCCGCGCCCCCCACCGGCGTCACCTTCTGGAGCGCCGGCACGGTGGGGCCCGTCACGGCGAGCGGGCCGGTGAGCGTGCAGATCCGGGAACGTCGCGACGGAACGGCCGTCGTCTCCGGGGCCGACCCCACCCGTACGGTCCGGGGCCTCACCCTCACCCGGCGGCGCCGGGTCACCGCCGTGCTCTCCACGGCACCGGCGGTGACCTCGACGGGGACGGGCGCGGTCTTCACCGCGGCCTTCGGCGACCTCGGCGGCAGCCACGGCGCCACCCACACCCTGAACGTCCGCACGGCCTGA
- a CDS encoding xanthine dehydrogenase family protein molybdopterin-binding subunit, whose product MTARPADRTHEREVGRARARKEDAHLVTGQTTWTDNISVPGMLHMAVLRSPMAHARIDRVDVSPALERPGVVAAFSGRDLADGLASMPCVWPVTEDIVMPDHPPVAVDEVRYAGDPVAVVVARDRYAAADALEAVDVDYTPLEPVLDLEAALAEGAPLVHADKGTNRCYVWPLTTGEDWDSVRARADVVVSRRFLQQRLIPNAMEPRAVVVMPIAASGEYTMYSATQIPHIVRVLMAMVTGIPEQKLRVIAPDVGGGFGSKLQVYGEEAVALAVARALGRPVKWTESRSEGYLATHHGRGQIQDVQIAATRDGKLLGLKVDLLADMGAYLMLITPGTPLLGAFMYPAIYKMDAYAFTCTGVFTTRTPTDAYRGAGRPEATFAIERIMDELAAELGMDPLELRRRNWIRHDEFPYTSIAGLTYDSGDYEAATDKALALFGYEGMRAEQQERVRRGDPVRLGIGISTYTEMCGVAPSRVLRDLRYAAGGWETANVRMLPTGKVEVVTGTSPHGQGHVTCWSQIAADVLGVPFEDVEVVHGDTRAAPQGMDTYGSRSLVVGGTAVHEAARKVVEKARRIAAHLLEASEDDLDFTDGVFSVKGSPEARRTMQEIAFEAFSSHDLPEGMEPTIHADHVVDPDNFSYPHGTHLCAVDVDTETGHTRIRSYVCVDDVGRVVNPVIVEGQVHGGLAQGIGQALYEEAVYDADGNLTSGTMADYLVPSAVDLPEFTTERTETPATTNPLGVKGVGEAGTIASTPAVVNAIVDALRPLGVTDVPMPCTPERVWRAIRQARGEEDAAPAAGRPEGTVPTTGQAPAPTEEGLA is encoded by the coding sequence ATGACCGCCCGGCCCGCCGACCGGACGCACGAGCGGGAAGTCGGACGCGCCCGGGCCCGCAAGGAGGACGCGCACCTGGTCACCGGCCAGACCACCTGGACCGACAACATCAGCGTGCCGGGCATGCTGCACATGGCCGTGCTGCGCAGCCCCATGGCCCATGCCCGGATCGACCGCGTCGACGTGTCCCCCGCGCTGGAGCGGCCCGGCGTCGTCGCCGCCTTCAGCGGGCGCGACCTCGCCGACGGGCTCGCCTCGATGCCGTGCGTGTGGCCGGTGACCGAGGACATCGTGATGCCCGACCACCCCCCGGTCGCCGTGGACGAGGTGCGCTACGCCGGGGACCCGGTCGCCGTCGTGGTCGCCCGCGACCGGTACGCGGCGGCCGACGCCCTGGAGGCGGTGGACGTCGACTACACCCCGCTGGAACCCGTGCTCGACCTGGAGGCGGCCCTCGCGGAGGGCGCACCGCTCGTGCACGCGGACAAGGGCACCAACCGGTGCTACGTCTGGCCGCTGACGACCGGTGAGGACTGGGACTCCGTACGGGCCAGGGCCGACGTGGTCGTCTCCCGGCGGTTCCTCCAGCAGCGGCTGATCCCCAACGCGATGGAGCCGCGCGCCGTGGTCGTGATGCCGATCGCCGCGTCCGGCGAGTACACCATGTACTCCGCCACCCAGATCCCGCACATCGTGCGGGTGCTGATGGCCATGGTCACCGGGATCCCCGAGCAGAAGCTCCGGGTGATCGCCCCGGACGTGGGCGGCGGCTTCGGCTCCAAGCTCCAGGTGTACGGGGAGGAGGCCGTCGCCCTCGCCGTGGCACGCGCGCTCGGCCGGCCGGTGAAGTGGACCGAGTCGCGCTCGGAGGGCTACCTCGCCACCCACCACGGCCGCGGGCAGATCCAGGACGTCCAGATCGCGGCGACCCGCGACGGGAAGCTGCTCGGGCTGAAGGTCGACCTGCTCGCCGACATGGGCGCGTACCTGATGCTGATCACGCCCGGGACGCCGCTGCTCGGCGCGTTCATGTACCCGGCGATCTACAAGATGGACGCCTACGCCTTCACCTGCACCGGGGTCTTCACGACGCGGACGCCCACGGACGCCTACCGGGGCGCCGGCCGGCCGGAGGCGACGTTCGCGATCGAGCGCATCATGGACGAACTCGCCGCCGAGCTGGGGATGGACCCGCTGGAGCTGCGCCGGCGCAACTGGATCCGGCACGACGAGTTCCCGTACACCTCGATCGCCGGGCTCACCTACGACAGCGGCGACTACGAGGCCGCGACGGACAAGGCGCTGGCCCTGTTCGGTTACGAGGGCATGCGGGCCGAGCAGCAGGAGCGGGTGCGGCGCGGCGACCCGGTGCGCCTCGGCATCGGCATCTCGACGTACACGGAGATGTGCGGGGTCGCGCCGAGCCGGGTGCTGAGGGACCTGCGCTACGCGGCCGGCGGATGGGAGACGGCGAACGTCCGCATGCTGCCGACGGGCAAGGTCGAGGTGGTGACGGGCACGAGTCCGCACGGCCAGGGCCATGTGACGTGCTGGAGCCAGATCGCGGCCGATGTGCTGGGCGTCCCGTTCGAGGACGTCGAGGTGGTGCACGGTGACACCCGGGCGGCTCCGCAGGGGATGGACACCTACGGTTCGCGCTCCCTGGTGGTCGGCGGCACCGCGGTCCACGAGGCGGCGCGCAAGGTCGTGGAGAAGGCCAGGAGGATCGCGGCCCATCTGCTCGAGGCCAGCGAGGACGACCTCGACTTCACGGACGGTGTGTTCTCGGTGAAGGGTTCCCCGGAAGCGCGGCGGACGATGCAGGAGATCGCGTTCGAGGCGTTCTCCTCGCACGACCTGCCGGAGGGCATGGAACCGACGATCCACGCCGACCACGTCGTGGATCCGGACAACTTCTCGTACCCGCACGGCACGCATCTGTGCGCCGTGGACGTCGACACGGAGACGGGCCACACCCGCATCCGCTCCTATGTGTGCGTCGACGACGTGGGCCGGGTGGTCAATCCGGTGATCGTCGAGGGGCAGGTGCACGGCGGGCTCGCCCAGGGCATCGGCCAGGCGCTCTACGAGGAGGCCGTCTACGACGCCGACGGGAACCTGACGTCCGGGACGATGGCGGACTACCTGGTGCCGTCGGCGGTGGACCTGCCCGAGTTCACCACCGAGCGCACCGAGACGCCCGCCACCACCAACCCGCTGGGCGTGAAGGGCGTCGGGGAGGCGGGGACGATCGCCTCGACACCGGCGGTCGTCAACGCCATCGTCGACGCACTGCGCCCGCTGGGGGTGACGGACGTGCCGATGCCGTGCACCCCGGAACGGGTGTGGCGGGCCATCCGGCAGGCCCGGGGCGAGGAAGACGCCGCCCCCGCGGCCGGGCGGCCGGAGGGCACGGTGCCGACGACGGGCCAGGCGCCCGCCCCGACCGAGGAGGGGTTGGCATGA
- a CDS encoding (2Fe-2S)-binding protein translates to MNRISVTVDGVSYQDDVEPRLLLVHYLRDRLGLTGTPVGCDTGSCGACTVELDGRSVKSCSVLAVQADGGEVTTVQGLGSPTGGLDPLQRAFHEKHALQCGYCTPGMIMAARDLLRENPDPTADEVRHGLEGNLCRCTGYQNIVQAVLAAAREGQEART, encoded by the coding sequence ATGAACCGTATCTCGGTGACCGTGGACGGCGTTTCCTACCAGGACGACGTGGAGCCGCGGCTGCTGCTGGTCCACTACCTGCGGGACCGCCTGGGACTGACCGGCACCCCCGTCGGCTGCGACACCGGCAGCTGCGGCGCGTGCACCGTCGAGCTCGACGGCCGCAGCGTCAAGAGCTGCTCGGTGCTCGCGGTGCAGGCCGACGGCGGCGAGGTCACCACCGTGCAGGGGCTCGGCTCCCCCACCGGTGGCCTCGATCCCCTCCAGCGGGCCTTCCACGAGAAGCACGCACTCCAGTGCGGCTACTGCACTCCCGGAATGATCATGGCGGCCCGCGACCTGCTCAGGGAGAACCCGGACCCCACTGCCGACGAGGTGCGCCACGGCCTCGAGGGCAACCTCTGCCGGTGCACGGGCTACCAGAACATCGTCCAGGCGGTGCTCGCGGCCGCCCGCGAAGGGCAGGAGGCCCGGACATGA
- a CDS encoding FAD binding domain-containing protein codes for MIPAAFDYRRPESVDEAVTALADGGEDAKVLAGGQSLLPMLRLRLAFPELLVDVGRIDEVRGIREDQETLVIGAMTTHHDVMADPLVRRHAGLLAAATATVADPAVRNRGTLGGSLAHADPAADLPAVVLALDGELVAAGPRGRRTIAARDFFTDYLQSSLSPDELLVEVRIPKAGDWGFRYEKFHRAAQAWAAVGVAVLVRTDGGRIAEARIGLTNMGPTPLRATAAEAALAGTEGPEEVARAAEAAAEGTSPSSDLWGSAEYREHMARVLTRRAVLAAAGPA; via the coding sequence ATGATCCCCGCGGCGTTCGACTACAGACGGCCGGAGTCGGTGGACGAGGCCGTGACCGCGCTGGCCGACGGCGGCGAGGACGCGAAGGTCCTCGCGGGCGGCCAGAGCCTGCTGCCCATGCTGCGGCTGCGGCTCGCCTTCCCCGAACTGCTCGTCGACGTGGGCCGGATCGACGAAGTGCGCGGGATCCGCGAGGACCAGGAGACGCTCGTCATCGGCGCCATGACCACGCACCACGACGTGATGGCCGACCCGCTCGTGCGCCGGCACGCGGGGCTGCTCGCGGCGGCGACGGCGACGGTCGCGGACCCCGCCGTACGGAACCGGGGCACGCTGGGCGGCTCGCTCGCCCACGCGGATCCCGCCGCGGACCTGCCCGCGGTCGTCCTCGCGCTCGACGGCGAACTCGTCGCCGCGGGCCCGCGGGGCCGCCGCACCATCGCGGCGCGGGACTTCTTCACCGACTACCTCCAGTCCTCGCTCAGCCCCGACGAGCTGCTCGTCGAGGTGCGGATCCCGAAGGCCGGCGACTGGGGATTCCGGTACGAGAAGTTCCACCGGGCCGCACAGGCGTGGGCGGCGGTCGGCGTGGCGGTCCTCGTCCGCACGGACGGGGGGCGGATCGCCGAGGCGAGGATCGGGCTCACCAACATGGGGCCGACCCCGTTGCGGGCCACCGCCGCCGAAGCGGCACTCGCCGGGACGGAGGGCCCCGAGGAGGTGGCCCGCGCCGCGGAGGCCGCGGCCGAGGGCACCAGCCCCTCGTCGGACCTGTGGGGCTCGGCCGAGTACCGCGAGCACATGGCCCGGGTGCTCACCCGGCGGGCGGTGCTCGCCGCGGCCGGACCGGCGTGA